The following proteins are encoded in a genomic region of Oncorhynchus keta strain PuntledgeMale-10-30-2019 chromosome 35, Oket_V2, whole genome shotgun sequence:
- the LOC118368725 gene encoding tripartite motif-containing protein 16-like: protein MAEQGVLLDQDQFCCSICLDLLKEPVTINCGHSYCSNCIEDCWDKDDPKGAYNCPQCRQTFSPRPALMKNSLLAMVVGNMRKIGLQPTPPAMCFAGPGDVECDFCNGRKQKALKSCLVCLASYCETHLQPHYNIAPLMKHKLIKATTQLQDNICSHHDKLLEIFCRTDQQCICYLCTMDEHKGHDTVSITAEKMEKQKQIGLSQQRVKQRVQEREKELKEVQKAVESLSRSAQAAVEESERIFTELIDSVERRRSEMKELIVAQEYTAVSQAEGLMERLEQEIAELKMRGVELEKLAHTEDHIHFLESYQSLASPSVFSDLPTIAVRPLPHFEDVSEAVSNLREKLEGVLKREWCRISTRVNLVDVLHPPEPKTRADFLQYSCRLTLDPHTLYRQLFLSELNRKVKLKRKGYSYPSRPDRFTQLCQVLCREGLSGRCYWEVEWSGWKIYAGVSYKDISRSGPADDCQFGHNDKSWSLECCSNGYFFRHNNVKTEVARPQSSRVGVYLDHQAGTLSFYSVSDKMILLHRVQTKFTQPLYPGFWLHCFKTTAELCELE, encoded by the exons ATGGCTGAGCAGGGAGTTCTCCTGGACCAGGACCAGTTCTGCTGCTCTATCTGTCTGGATTTACTGAAGGAGCCGGTCACTATCAACTGTGGACACAGTTACTGTAGCAATTGTATTGAGGACTGCTGGGATAAGGATGATCCAAAGGGCGCCTACAACTGTCCCCAGTGCAGACAGACTTTCTCGCCTAGGCCAGCTCTGATGAAGAATAGCTTGCTAGCCATGGTGGTTGGGAACATGAGGAAGATAGGACTCCAGCCTACTCCTCCTGCTATGTGCTTTGCTGGACCTGGAGATGTGGAATGTGATTTCTGCAATGGAAGAAAGCAGAAAGCTCTCAAGTCATGTCTGGTGTGTCTAGCCTCTTACTGTGAGACTCATCTCCAGCCTCATTATAATATAGCTCCATTGATGAAGCACAAGCTGATCAAAGCCACCACACAATTGCAGGACAATATCTGCTCTCATCATGACAAACTGTTGGAGATTTTCTGCCGGACCGACCAGCAGTGTATCTGTTATCTGTGTACCATGGATGAACATAAAGGCCATGATACAGTCTCAATCACAGCTGAAAAGATGGAGAAACAG AAGCAGATCGGGTTGAGTCAGCAGAGGGTCAAGCAGAGAGtccaggagagggagaaggagttgaAGGAAGTGCAAAAGGCTGTGGAGTCTCTCAGT CGCTCTGCACAGGCGGCAGTGGAGGAAAGTGAGAGGATCTTCACAGAATTGATTGACTCCGTTGAGCGAAGGCGCTCTgagatgaaggagctgatcgtagcCCAGGAGTATACAGCTGTGAGTCAAGCTGAAGGCCTCATGGAGCGTTTGGAGCAGGAGATTGCTGAGCTGAAGATGAGAGGGGTTGAGCTGGAGAAGCTCGCACACACAGAGGATCACATCCATTTCCTGGAG AGTTATCAGTCTCTCGCCAGTCCCAGTGTATTTTCAGATTTGCCCACCATCGCTGTCCGTCCTCTTCCGCACTTTGAGGATGTGAGTGAGGCTGTGTCTAACCTGAGAGAGAAACTAGAGGGCGTCTTGAAGAGGGAATGGTGCAGAATTTCCACCAGAG TGAATCTAGTAGATGTTCTACACCCTCCCGAACCCAAGACCAGAGCCGACTTCTTACAAT ATTCCTGTCGGCTCACCCTGGACCCACACACATTATACAGACAACTCTTTCTGTCTGAGCTAAACAGAAAGGTGAAACTGAAGCGCAAAGGCTACTCCTACCCCAGCCGTCCAGACAGATTCACTCAGTTGTGTCAGGTGCTGTGCAGGGAAGGTCTGTCTGGGCGCTGTTACTGggaggtggagtggagtgggTGGAAGATTTATGCAGGAGTCTCGTATAAAGACATCAGCCGATCAGGGCCTGCAGACGACTGTCAATTCGGACACAATGACAAGTCCTGGAGTTTAGAGTGCTGTAGTAATGGTTACTTTTTCCGACATAATAATGTCAAGACTGAAGTGGCACGCCCTCAGTCCTCCAGAGTAGGAGTGTATCTTGATCACCAGGCgggcactctgtccttctacagTGTTTCGGACAAAATGATCCTCTTGCACAGAGTCCAGACTAAATTCACTCAGCCCCTCTATCCTGGGTTTTGGCTTCATTGTTTTAAGACCACTGCTGAGCTATGTGAGCTAGAGTAG
- the LOC118368714 gene encoding HAUS augmin-like complex subunit 6 isoform X1 has product MSNIQRTNGKYLWWSLLGLGFQPEVAVSSGASKANVKHIILGPNMFDKPNKDAFYIVTHFLLEKLNPTRFHDTYRHCWPVLDHKADAEFRKVTCAWLRDLMDEQGSTIPKVVASLFLSPGGPKFVNLMLHLANYVEFQEMQTFSTDGTWVPEAAAAPASSVRMALKRFQLVKTRFLRGAVEQDRILHEYERQAQSQVKSLRDLRAEDAKYNDLLKRHKNEADKEETPQAEKIQKVRSLWSSIDGVLSTLEEERRVVECVIGGGVDQYTLDGTGLALKIPRVLLERIEQLSHLSSVGSVYEADQLNLLSMLELLHQALGLLVEERVKMAGHTPIAQLHPLLLQERNLQMARALEDLQLMRKRISKEEIPEVKSVIRKLETEWDQKWADCLKRTPLTLFLNEDPALDFLCPMAPLSFEPATEASFKSSVFSQYPAMLPKFSEEKLVETDSIPMDSALKRLCPPAVERVASRLPSVVSSPLTPLHGLCETPLAVPIKAPSPNPLPASVRKTPCASPKMSAVKREAQILDSEFDNLANQFAEAVTTSPGNGSSQGLALGDLLCNLGTDPFSTRKQIPRTPESLIRDVRTSWRRAVEEGEAQKARLSDKFDGDSFFRHLTALCEVQETSLSPDVHSLSTGLDPTNADCSTAAPEQASLMSTLPWDSSNTEALHSLSSSDVIQFRIDQEAIPEQFSIDQETLPELPGNDGSFLSSSDTSNTEEEELLLPHIPSLLPTETEPALLVSSRRLDKIQQTFREASFMDRHQGAQEMSPPQHDERSLDARDWLMAMSLETAATVGATDKVFSLDLDTLESPSPPSKEQFSLSQLLTFSPIEDL; this is encoded by the exons ATGTCGAACATTCAGAGAACGAATGGCAAATATCTGTGGTGGTCGCTTTTGGGTCTTGGATTTCAACCTGAAGTCGCAGTATCATCAGGGGCCAGCAAAGCCAATGTCAAACACATCATTCTTGGCCC AAATATGTTTGACAAACCAAACAAGGATGCGTTCTACATAGTTACCCATTTCCTGTTAGAGAAACTCAACCCCACCCGCTTCCACGATACATACAG GCATTGCTGGCCGGTGTTGGACCACAAAGCAGATGCTGAATTCCGTAAGGTGACCTGTGCTTGGCTGCGAGATCTGATG GATGAGCAGGGCAGCACAATTCCCAAAGTGGTGGCGTCACTGTTCCTCTCGCCTGGTGGTCCCAAGTTCGTCAACCTGATGCTCCATCTGGCCAATTATGTTGAGTTTCAGGAGATGCAGACATTTTCTACAG ATGGCACGTGGGTCCCAGAGGCGGCGGCAGCCCCTGCCTCTTCTGTGCGAATGGCACTGAAGCGGTTTCAGCTGGTCAAGACCAGATTCCTGAGGGGAGCTGTAGAGCAGGATCGGATCTTGCATGAGTACGAGAGGCAGGCCCA ATCTCAAGTGAAGTCTCTGAGGGATTTGAGGGCTGAAGATGCAAAGTATAATGATTTGCTCAA GCGTCACAAGAATGAAGCTGATAAAGAGGAAACTCCTCAAGCTGAGAAGATTCAAAAG GTGCGCTCCCTGTGGTCATCCATCGACGGAGTGCTGTCCACCCTGGAGGAGGAGCGGCGCGTGGTGGAGTGTGTGATCGGGGGAGGTGTGGACCAGTACACCCTGGACGGGACGGGCCTGGCCCTCAAAATCCCCCGGGTTCTGCTGGAGCGGATAGAGCAGTTATCCCACCTG TCGAGTGTGGGCAGTGTGTATGAGGCAGACCAGCTGAACCTCCTCAGCATGCTGGAGCTGCTCCACCAGGCCCTAGGCCTCCTGGTGGAAGAGAGGGTCAAGATGGCAGGACACACCCCCATTGCTCAGCTCCACCCCCTGCTCCTGCAAGAGAGAAACCTTCAGATGGCCCGTGCCCTGGAGGACCTCCAACTCATGAG GAAGAGGATTTCAAAGGAGGAAATCCCCGAGGTAAAGAGCGTCATCAGGAAGTTGGAGACGGAGTGGGACCAGAAGTGGGCAGACTGTCTGAAACGCACGCCGCTGACCTTGTTTCTCAACGAGGATCCT gcCCTTGACTTTCTGTGCCCCATGGCTCCTCTGTCCTTTGAGCCGGCCACAGAAGCCAGTTTTAAATCCAGTGTTTTCTCCCAGTATCCGGCGATGCTACCCA AATTTTCTGAGGAGAAGCTTGTGGAGACTGACTCCATTCCAATGGATTCTGCCCTCAAACG CCTTTGCCCTCCAGCCGTTGAGAGGGTTGCGTCTCGTCTTCCGAGTGTGGTCTCTTCCCCACTGACTCCCCTCCATGGCCTTTGTGAAACTCCTCTGGCTGTCCCTATCAAAGCTCCCTCACCAAACCCCCTGCCG GCCAGTGTAAGGAAGACTCCTTGTGCATCTCCAAAGATGTCTGCGGTGAAGAGAGAGGCTCAGATCCTGGACTCTGAGTTTGACAACTTGGCAAATCAG TTTGCAGAGGCTGTGACCACCAGCCCTGGTAATGGAAGTTCACAAGGACTTGCGCTGGGTGATTTACTGTGCAATCTTGGCACAGACCCTTTCTCCACCAGGAAGCAGATTCCACGTACCCCAGAGAGTTTGA ttCGAGATGTGAGGACTTCCTGGCGAAGGGcagtggaggaaggagaggctCAGAAGGCCCGTCTGTCTGATAAGTTTGACGGCGACAGCTTCTTCAGGCACCTCACGGCCCTCTGCGAGGTACAGGAGACCTCCCTCAGCCCTGACGTGCACTCCCTGAGCACAGGCCTGGATCCCACCAATGCCGATTGCAGTACTGCAGCCCCCGAGCAGGCATCGCTCATGTCTACCCTGCCCTGGGACTCCTCCAATACGGAGGCTCTCCACAGCCTGAGCAGTAGCGACGTGATCCAGTTCAGAATCGACCAAGAGGCGATCCCAGAGCAGTTCAGTATAGATCAGGAGACTCTCCCCGAGCTGCCGGGCAACGACGGCAGCTTCCTGAGCTCCAGTGACACATCCAACACAGAGGAGGAAGAGCTGCTCCTCCCCcacatcccctccctccttcccacagagACTGAGCCGGCCCTGCTGGTCTCAAGCAGGCGTCTGGACAAGATCCAGCAGACCTTCAGAGAGGCCTCCTTCATGGACCGACACCAGGGGGCACAAGAAATGtctcccccacagcatgatgagaGGAGCCTGGATGCCAGAGATTGGCTGATGGCAATGTCACTGGAGACTGCAGCCACAGTTGGTGCGACAGACAAAGTCTTTTCTCTGGATCTGGACACTCTAGAGAGCCCTTCACCACCAAGCAAAGAGCAGTTTAGCCTCTCGCAACTCTTAACATTCTCCCCCATAGAGGACCTGTAG
- the LOC118368714 gene encoding HAUS augmin-like complex subunit 6 isoform X2: protein MFDKPNKDAFYIVTHFLLEKLNPTRFHDTYRHCWPVLDHKADAEFRKVTCAWLRDLMDEQGSTIPKVVASLFLSPGGPKFVNLMLHLANYVEFQEMQTFSTDGTWVPEAAAAPASSVRMALKRFQLVKTRFLRGAVEQDRILHEYERQAQSQVKSLRDLRAEDAKYNDLLKRHKNEADKEETPQAEKIQKVRSLWSSIDGVLSTLEEERRVVECVIGGGVDQYTLDGTGLALKIPRVLLERIEQLSHLSSVGSVYEADQLNLLSMLELLHQALGLLVEERVKMAGHTPIAQLHPLLLQERNLQMARALEDLQLMRKRISKEEIPEVKSVIRKLETEWDQKWADCLKRTPLTLFLNEDPALDFLCPMAPLSFEPATEASFKSSVFSQYPAMLPKFSEEKLVETDSIPMDSALKRLCPPAVERVASRLPSVVSSPLTPLHGLCETPLAVPIKAPSPNPLPASVRKTPCASPKMSAVKREAQILDSEFDNLANQFAEAVTTSPGNGSSQGLALGDLLCNLGTDPFSTRKQIPRTPESLIRDVRTSWRRAVEEGEAQKARLSDKFDGDSFFRHLTALCEVQETSLSPDVHSLSTGLDPTNADCSTAAPEQASLMSTLPWDSSNTEALHSLSSSDVIQFRIDQEAIPEQFSIDQETLPELPGNDGSFLSSSDTSNTEEEELLLPHIPSLLPTETEPALLVSSRRLDKIQQTFREASFMDRHQGAQEMSPPQHDERSLDARDWLMAMSLETAATVGATDKVFSLDLDTLESPSPPSKEQFSLSQLLTFSPIEDL, encoded by the exons ATGTTTGACAAACCAAACAAGGATGCGTTCTACATAGTTACCCATTTCCTGTTAGAGAAACTCAACCCCACCCGCTTCCACGATACATACAG GCATTGCTGGCCGGTGTTGGACCACAAAGCAGATGCTGAATTCCGTAAGGTGACCTGTGCTTGGCTGCGAGATCTGATG GATGAGCAGGGCAGCACAATTCCCAAAGTGGTGGCGTCACTGTTCCTCTCGCCTGGTGGTCCCAAGTTCGTCAACCTGATGCTCCATCTGGCCAATTATGTTGAGTTTCAGGAGATGCAGACATTTTCTACAG ATGGCACGTGGGTCCCAGAGGCGGCGGCAGCCCCTGCCTCTTCTGTGCGAATGGCACTGAAGCGGTTTCAGCTGGTCAAGACCAGATTCCTGAGGGGAGCTGTAGAGCAGGATCGGATCTTGCATGAGTACGAGAGGCAGGCCCA ATCTCAAGTGAAGTCTCTGAGGGATTTGAGGGCTGAAGATGCAAAGTATAATGATTTGCTCAA GCGTCACAAGAATGAAGCTGATAAAGAGGAAACTCCTCAAGCTGAGAAGATTCAAAAG GTGCGCTCCCTGTGGTCATCCATCGACGGAGTGCTGTCCACCCTGGAGGAGGAGCGGCGCGTGGTGGAGTGTGTGATCGGGGGAGGTGTGGACCAGTACACCCTGGACGGGACGGGCCTGGCCCTCAAAATCCCCCGGGTTCTGCTGGAGCGGATAGAGCAGTTATCCCACCTG TCGAGTGTGGGCAGTGTGTATGAGGCAGACCAGCTGAACCTCCTCAGCATGCTGGAGCTGCTCCACCAGGCCCTAGGCCTCCTGGTGGAAGAGAGGGTCAAGATGGCAGGACACACCCCCATTGCTCAGCTCCACCCCCTGCTCCTGCAAGAGAGAAACCTTCAGATGGCCCGTGCCCTGGAGGACCTCCAACTCATGAG GAAGAGGATTTCAAAGGAGGAAATCCCCGAGGTAAAGAGCGTCATCAGGAAGTTGGAGACGGAGTGGGACCAGAAGTGGGCAGACTGTCTGAAACGCACGCCGCTGACCTTGTTTCTCAACGAGGATCCT gcCCTTGACTTTCTGTGCCCCATGGCTCCTCTGTCCTTTGAGCCGGCCACAGAAGCCAGTTTTAAATCCAGTGTTTTCTCCCAGTATCCGGCGATGCTACCCA AATTTTCTGAGGAGAAGCTTGTGGAGACTGACTCCATTCCAATGGATTCTGCCCTCAAACG CCTTTGCCCTCCAGCCGTTGAGAGGGTTGCGTCTCGTCTTCCGAGTGTGGTCTCTTCCCCACTGACTCCCCTCCATGGCCTTTGTGAAACTCCTCTGGCTGTCCCTATCAAAGCTCCCTCACCAAACCCCCTGCCG GCCAGTGTAAGGAAGACTCCTTGTGCATCTCCAAAGATGTCTGCGGTGAAGAGAGAGGCTCAGATCCTGGACTCTGAGTTTGACAACTTGGCAAATCAG TTTGCAGAGGCTGTGACCACCAGCCCTGGTAATGGAAGTTCACAAGGACTTGCGCTGGGTGATTTACTGTGCAATCTTGGCACAGACCCTTTCTCCACCAGGAAGCAGATTCCACGTACCCCAGAGAGTTTGA ttCGAGATGTGAGGACTTCCTGGCGAAGGGcagtggaggaaggagaggctCAGAAGGCCCGTCTGTCTGATAAGTTTGACGGCGACAGCTTCTTCAGGCACCTCACGGCCCTCTGCGAGGTACAGGAGACCTCCCTCAGCCCTGACGTGCACTCCCTGAGCACAGGCCTGGATCCCACCAATGCCGATTGCAGTACTGCAGCCCCCGAGCAGGCATCGCTCATGTCTACCCTGCCCTGGGACTCCTCCAATACGGAGGCTCTCCACAGCCTGAGCAGTAGCGACGTGATCCAGTTCAGAATCGACCAAGAGGCGATCCCAGAGCAGTTCAGTATAGATCAGGAGACTCTCCCCGAGCTGCCGGGCAACGACGGCAGCTTCCTGAGCTCCAGTGACACATCCAACACAGAGGAGGAAGAGCTGCTCCTCCCCcacatcccctccctccttcccacagagACTGAGCCGGCCCTGCTGGTCTCAAGCAGGCGTCTGGACAAGATCCAGCAGACCTTCAGAGAGGCCTCCTTCATGGACCGACACCAGGGGGCACAAGAAATGtctcccccacagcatgatgagaGGAGCCTGGATGCCAGAGATTGGCTGATGGCAATGTCACTGGAGACTGCAGCCACAGTTGGTGCGACAGACAAAGTCTTTTCTCTGGATCTGGACACTCTAGAGAGCCCTTCACCACCAAGCAAAGAGCAGTTTAGCCTCTCGCAACTCTTAACATTCTCCCCCATAGAGGACCTGTAG